A genomic stretch from Mycobacterium cookii includes:
- a CDS encoding amidohydrolase family protein encodes MNIDDLILVSIDDHVVEPPDMFLRHVPEKYKDEAPIVVTDTHGVDQWMYQGRPQGVSGLNAVVSWPAEEWGRDPAGFAEMRPGVYDVHERVRDMNRNGILASMCFPTFTGFSARHLNMTREDVTLVMVSAYNDWHIDEWAGSYPDRFIPIAILPTWTPDGMCAEIRRVAAKGCRAVTMPELPHLEGLPSYHEDDYWGPVFRTLSEENVVMCLHIGTGFGAISMAPNAPIDNLIILATQVSAMCAQDLLWGPAMRGYPDLKFAFSEGGIGWIPFYLDRSDRHYTNQKWLRRDFGSQLPSEVFREHSLACYVTDKTSLKLRHEIGIDIIAWECDYPHSDCFWPDAPEQVLAELNAAGADDSDIDKITWRNACNFFGWDPFARTPREQAHVGALRAKGSDVDVSIRPRKEWARLYAQKQLTATT; translated from the coding sequence ATGAACATCGACGACTTGATCCTGGTCAGCATCGACGACCACGTCGTAGAGCCGCCGGACATGTTCCTGCGCCACGTGCCGGAGAAATACAAGGACGAGGCACCGATCGTCGTCACCGATACTCACGGCGTCGATCAGTGGATGTACCAGGGCCGGCCGCAGGGCGTCAGCGGGCTCAACGCCGTGGTGTCCTGGCCGGCCGAGGAATGGGGGCGCGACCCCGCGGGCTTCGCCGAGATGCGTCCCGGCGTCTACGACGTGCATGAGCGGGTCCGCGACATGAACCGCAACGGCATCCTGGCGTCGATGTGCTTTCCCACCTTCACCGGCTTCTCGGCCCGTCACCTCAACATGACGCGCGAAGACGTCACGTTGGTGATGGTGTCGGCCTACAACGACTGGCACATCGACGAGTGGGCCGGGTCCTATCCCGATCGCTTCATCCCGATCGCCATCCTGCCGACATGGACGCCGGACGGGATGTGCGCCGAGATCCGCCGGGTGGCCGCCAAGGGCTGTCGCGCGGTCACCATGCCGGAACTGCCGCACCTGGAAGGGCTTCCGAGTTACCACGAAGACGACTACTGGGGCCCCGTGTTCCGAACGCTGTCCGAGGAGAACGTGGTGATGTGTCTGCACATTGGCACCGGCTTCGGGGCGATCAGCATGGCGCCCAACGCGCCGATCGACAACTTGATCATCCTGGCGACCCAGGTGTCGGCGATGTGCGCGCAGGATCTGCTGTGGGGCCCGGCGATGCGCGGCTACCCCGACCTGAAGTTCGCCTTCTCCGAGGGCGGCATCGGCTGGATCCCGTTCTACCTGGACCGCAGCGACCGGCATTACACCAACCAGAAGTGGCTGCGCCGCGACTTCGGCTCTCAACTGCCCAGCGAGGTGTTCCGCGAGCACTCACTGGCCTGCTACGTCACCGACAAGACGTCGCTGAAACTGCGCCACGAGATCGGCATCGACATCATCGCGTGGGAGTGCGACTACCCGCACTCCGATTGCTTCTGGCCGGACGCGCCCGAGCAGGTGCTGGCCGAACTCAACGCCGCGGGCGCCGACGACAGCGACATCGACAAGATCACCTGGCGCAACGCGTGCAATTTCTTCGGCTGGGACCCGTTCGCCCGCACACCACGCGAGCAGGCCCACGTCGGGGCATTGCGCGCCAAGGGATCTGACGTCGACGTGTCCATCCGCCCGCGAAAAGAGTGGGCGCGGCTCTACGCGCAGAAGCAGCTGACCGCGACTACGTAA
- a CDS encoding fatty acyl-AMP ligase has protein sequence MSRFTENMFRNAHETTRGMVTGEPHEPVRHTWLEVHERARRIAGGLAAAGIGHGDAVGVLAGFPVEIAPTAQALWMRGASLTMLHQPTPRTDLAVWAEDTMNVITMIEASAVIVAEPFLVAIPVLEEKGIKVLKIGDLLEGEPIDPVETDEDDLALMQLTSGSTGSPKAVQITHRNIYSNAEAMFIGAQYDVDNDVMVSWLPCFHDMGMVGFLTIPMYFGAELVKVTPMDFLRDTLLWAKLIDKYKGTMTAAPNFAYALFAKRLRNQAEPGQYDLSTLRFALSGAEPVDPADVEDLLDAGKAFGLKPSAILPAYGMAETTLAVSFSECNAGLVVDEVDADLLAALRRAVPATKGNTRRLASLGPLLQDLEARIVDENGEVMPARGVGVIELRGECVTPGYITMGGFLPAQDKYGWYDTGDLGYLMENGHVVVCGRVKDVIIMAGRNIYPTDIERAAGRVEGVRTGCAVAVRLDAGHSRETFAVAVESNAWQDPAEVRRIEHQVAHEVVTEVDVRPRNVVVLGPGTIPKTSSGKLRRANSVTLVT, from the coding sequence GTGAGCAGGTTTACCGAGAACATGTTCCGCAACGCCCACGAGACGACGCGGGGCATGGTCACCGGCGAGCCGCACGAGCCCGTTCGGCACACCTGGCTCGAAGTGCACGAGCGGGCCCGCCGCATCGCCGGCGGACTGGCCGCCGCGGGTATCGGACACGGTGACGCTGTGGGCGTGCTGGCCGGGTTTCCGGTGGAGATCGCGCCGACCGCGCAGGCCCTGTGGATGCGCGGCGCCAGCCTGACGATGCTGCACCAGCCGACGCCTCGCACCGACCTCGCCGTCTGGGCCGAGGACACCATGAACGTCATCACGATGATCGAGGCCAGCGCCGTCATCGTCGCCGAGCCGTTCCTCGTTGCCATCCCGGTGCTCGAAGAAAAGGGCATCAAGGTGCTCAAGATCGGCGACCTGCTCGAGGGTGAGCCGATCGACCCGGTCGAGACCGACGAAGACGACCTGGCATTGATGCAGCTGACGTCCGGCTCGACGGGATCGCCGAAGGCGGTCCAGATCACCCACCGCAACATCTACTCGAACGCCGAGGCGATGTTCATCGGCGCCCAATACGACGTCGACAACGACGTCATGGTCAGCTGGCTGCCCTGCTTCCACGACATGGGCATGGTCGGGTTCCTGACCATCCCGATGTACTTCGGCGCCGAGCTGGTCAAGGTCACGCCGATGGACTTCCTGCGCGACACGCTGCTGTGGGCCAAGCTCATCGACAAGTACAAGGGCACCATGACCGCGGCGCCCAACTTCGCGTACGCGTTGTTCGCCAAGCGGCTGCGCAACCAGGCCGAGCCCGGCCAGTACGACCTGTCGACGCTGCGGTTCGCGCTCTCCGGCGCCGAGCCCGTCGACCCCGCCGATGTCGAGGACCTGCTGGATGCCGGCAAGGCCTTCGGGCTGAAGCCGTCGGCCATCCTGCCCGCCTACGGCATGGCCGAGACGACGCTCGCGGTGTCGTTCTCGGAGTGCAACGCCGGCCTGGTCGTCGACGAGGTGGACGCCGATCTGCTGGCCGCGCTGCGCCGCGCCGTGCCGGCCACCAAGGGCAATACCCGGCGACTGGCATCGCTGGGTCCGCTGCTGCAGGACCTCGAGGCCCGCATCGTCGACGAGAACGGCGAAGTGATGCCCGCTCGCGGCGTCGGGGTCATCGAACTGCGTGGCGAATGCGTCACCCCGGGCTACATCACCATGGGCGGCTTCCTGCCCGCCCAGGACAAGTACGGCTGGTATGACACCGGCGATCTGGGCTACCTGATGGAGAACGGCCACGTCGTGGTCTGCGGCCGCGTCAAGGACGTCATCATCATGGCCGGTCGCAACATCTACCCGACCGACATCGAGCGGGCCGCAGGCCGGGTCGAGGGTGTGCGCACCGGCTGCGCCGTCGCGGTCCGGCTCGACGCCGGGCACTCACGCGAGACCTTCGCCGTCGCCGTGGAATCCAACGCCTGGCAGGACCCGGCCGAGGTGCGCCGCATCGAGCACCAGGTGGCCCACGAGGTCGTCACCGAGGTCGACGTGCGGCCGCGCAACGTTGTGGTGCTCGGCCCCGGCACCATCCCGAAGACATCGTCGGGCAAGCTGCGCCGGGCGAACTCGGTCACGCTGGTTACGTAG
- a CDS encoding TatD family hydrolase, translated as MRVSSKREPPPAPQPLSPLVDAHTHLDACGARDADDVRVIVDRAAAVGVTAVVTIADDLAAARWATRAAEWDPRVYAAVALHPTRADALTDAARSEIEHLAGEPRVVAIGETGMDMYWPGRLEGCAEPAVQREAFAWHIDLAKRTGKPLMIHNRDADAEVLDVLRAEGAPDTVIFHCFSSGVDLARACVEAGWLVSLSGTVSFRNARELREAVPLIPPEQLLVETDAPFLTPHPYRGAPNEPYCLPYTARALAELIDLPAEELAEVTTGNARRTYGLAAGR; from the coding sequence GTGCGCGTGAGTTCCAAACGTGAGCCGCCGCCCGCTCCGCAGCCGTTGAGCCCGCTGGTCGACGCTCACACCCATCTGGATGCCTGCGGGGCCAGGGATGCCGACGACGTGCGCGTGATCGTCGATCGTGCCGCGGCCGTCGGGGTGACCGCGGTGGTCACCATCGCCGACGACCTGGCCGCGGCCCGCTGGGCGACCCGGGCCGCCGAGTGGGACCCGCGGGTCTACGCCGCGGTCGCCCTGCACCCCACCCGCGCCGACGCGCTCACCGATGCGGCCCGAAGTGAGATCGAACACCTCGCCGGGGAACCCCGGGTGGTGGCGATCGGCGAGACCGGGATGGACATGTACTGGCCTGGCCGGTTGGAGGGCTGCGCAGAACCTGCCGTGCAGCGGGAGGCCTTCGCGTGGCACATCGATCTGGCCAAGCGCACCGGCAAGCCGTTGATGATCCACAATCGCGACGCCGATGCCGAGGTGCTCGACGTGCTGCGGGCCGAGGGCGCGCCGGACACCGTGATCTTTCATTGTTTCTCGTCCGGCGTGGACCTGGCGCGTGCCTGCGTCGAGGCGGGATGGCTGGTCAGCCTGTCCGGGACGGTTAGCTTTCGCAATGCGCGTGAGCTGCGCGAAGCCGTTCCGCTCATCCCGCCGGAGCAGCTGCTGGTCGAGACCGACGCGCCGTTCCTGACACCGCATCCCTACCGCGGCGCACCGAACGAACCGTACTGCCTGCCCTACACGGCGCGGGCGCTGGCCGAACTGATCGATCTGCCCGCCGAGGAGTTGGCCGAGGTCACCACGGGTAATGCCCGCCGGACCTACGGGCTGGCGGCGGGGCGTTAA
- a CDS encoding resuscitation-promoting factor, whose protein sequence is MNILTKLHQAPSPALRLLVAGLLLVLAFAGGYAVADYKTVTLNVDGTAMTVTTMKSRVIDIIKENGFAVSDRDDLYPGAGERVANAANIVLRRSRPLQISLDGQNTKQVWTTASTVDEALAQLAMTDTAPAAASRGSRVPLAGMALPVVSAKTVELDDAGVVRNVHLAAARVGELLANIGAPLVQSDQVTPGAGAPVIDGMHIQVTRIRIERITERVPLDPPRRRIEDPNMNMSKEVVEDKGSAGSQDMTFSVSKVNGVETGRLPIASHVITPAREAVVRVGTKPGTEVPTVANGEIWDAISRCEAGGNWAINTGNGYYGGVQFDQNTWERNGGLRFAPRADLASREEQIAVAQVTQARQGWGAWPVCSGRAGAR, encoded by the coding sequence TTGAATATACTTACGAAACTTCATCAGGCTCCCTCTCCCGCTCTGCGGCTTCTCGTCGCCGGCTTGTTGCTCGTCCTGGCATTCGCCGGCGGCTATGCGGTCGCCGACTACAAGACGGTGACGCTCAACGTCGACGGCACCGCGATGACCGTGACCACCATGAAGTCGCGGGTGATCGACATCATCAAGGAGAACGGGTTCGCCGTCAGCGATCGCGACGACCTCTACCCGGGTGCCGGTGAACGAGTCGCCAACGCCGCGAACATCGTGCTGCGCCGCAGCCGGCCGTTGCAGATCTCGCTGGACGGCCAGAACACCAAGCAGGTGTGGACCACGGCCTCCACGGTCGACGAGGCGCTCGCCCAGCTCGCGATGACCGACACTGCTCCGGCGGCAGCGTCGCGTGGCAGCCGGGTGCCGCTGGCCGGGATGGCCTTGCCGGTGGTCAGCGCCAAGACGGTCGAGCTCGACGATGCCGGCGTGGTGCGCAACGTCCACCTCGCCGCGGCTCGGGTCGGTGAACTGCTGGCCAACATCGGAGCGCCGCTGGTGCAGAGCGACCAGGTCACGCCCGGCGCGGGGGCGCCCGTGATCGACGGCATGCACATCCAGGTGACCCGCATCCGGATCGAGCGGATCACCGAGCGGGTGCCGCTGGACCCGCCGCGGCGCCGCATCGAAGACCCGAACATGAACATGAGCAAAGAGGTCGTCGAGGACAAGGGCTCCGCGGGCAGCCAGGACATGACGTTCTCGGTGTCGAAGGTCAACGGCGTCGAGACCGGCCGGCTGCCGATCGCCAGCCACGTGATCACCCCCGCCCGCGAGGCGGTGGTTCGGGTCGGCACCAAACCCGGCACCGAGGTGCCGACGGTCGCCAACGGCGAGATCTGGGATGCGATCTCGCGGTGTGAGGCCGGTGGAAACTGGGCGATCAACACCGGCAACGGCTACTACGGCGGTGTCCAGTTCGACCAGAACACCTGGGAACGTAACGGTGGACTGCGGTTCGCCCCGCGCGCCGACCTGGCCAGCCGCGAAGAGCAGATCGCCGTCGCCCAAGTGACGCAAGCCCGTCAGGGCTGGGGCGCATGGCCGGTGTGCAGCGGCAGAGCGGGTGCGCGCTGA
- a CDS encoding 4-(cytidine 5'-diphospho)-2-C-methyl-D-erythritol kinase: MDGSTAPQWVPTGSVTVRAPGKINLYLAVGDRRESGYHDLTTVFHAVSLVDEVTVRSADVLSLTISGEGADQLPVDERNLAWQAAELLADHVGRAPDVEISIDKSIPVAGGMAGGSADAAAVLVALNSLWELGVPRRDLHMLAAKLGSDVPFALHGGTALGTGRGEELATVLGRNTFHWVLAFAEGGLSTPAVFGELDRLREIGSPPRLDEAEPVVAALATGDPEQLAPLLGNELQSAALSMKPALRRVLRAGVEAGALAGIVSGSGPTCTFLCRSAPSAVDVGIELSGAGVCRTVRVASGPVHGARVVPTPATGA; this comes from the coding sequence ATGGACGGGAGCACCGCCCCGCAATGGGTCCCCACTGGGTCGGTCACCGTCCGCGCCCCCGGGAAGATCAACCTGTATCTGGCGGTGGGGGATCGCCGGGAAAGTGGCTACCACGATCTGACCACGGTGTTCCACGCCGTCTCGCTGGTCGACGAGGTGACGGTGCGTAGCGCCGATGTGCTGTCGCTGACGATCAGCGGTGAAGGCGCCGACCAGCTCCCCGTCGATGAGCGCAACCTGGCCTGGCAGGCCGCCGAGCTGCTGGCCGATCACGTGGGCCGCGCGCCTGACGTCGAAATCTCGATCGACAAGTCGATCCCGGTGGCCGGCGGAATGGCCGGCGGCAGCGCCGACGCGGCGGCCGTCCTGGTCGCGCTGAACTCCCTGTGGGAACTCGGCGTACCCCGTCGCGACCTGCACATGCTGGCGGCGAAGCTGGGCAGCGACGTGCCGTTTGCGCTGCACGGTGGCACCGCGCTCGGTACCGGTCGCGGTGAGGAGCTGGCGACGGTGCTGGGCCGCAACACCTTCCACTGGGTGCTGGCCTTTGCCGAAGGCGGGCTGTCCACGCCCGCGGTGTTCGGTGAGCTGGACCGGCTCAGAGAGATCGGAAGCCCGCCGCGCCTTGACGAAGCCGAGCCGGTGGTGGCTGCGCTGGCCACCGGCGACCCCGAGCAGCTGGCACCGTTGTTGGGCAACGAATTGCAATCGGCGGCACTGAGCATGAAGCCGGCCTTGCGCCGGGTGCTGCGGGCCGGCGTCGAGGCGGGCGCGTTGGCCGGCATCGTGTCGGGTTCCGGACCGACATGCACGTTCCTGTGCCGGTCGGCGCCCTCGGCCGTGGACGTCGGCATCGAGCTGTCCGGGGCCGGTGTGTGTCGCACGGTGCGGGTGGCCAGCGGGCCGGTGCACGGCGCCCGGGTGGTGCCTACGCCGGCCACCGGCGCGTGA
- the rsmA gene encoding 16S rRNA (adenine(1518)-N(6)/adenine(1519)-N(6))-dimethyltransferase RsmA, translating to MAGVQRQSGCALTIRLLGRTEIRRLAKELEFRPRKSLGQNFVHDANTVRRIVSASGINRHDHVLEVGPGLGSLTLALLDRGATVSAVEIDPVLADRLPQTVAEHAHSEIQRLTVLNRDVLTLRPDDLAAEPTAVVANLPYNVAVPALLHLLAEFPSLRTVTVMVQAEVAERLAAEPGGKEYGVPSVKVRYYGQVRRHGMVSPTVFWPIPRVYSGLVRIDRYATSPWPTDPTFRKNVFKLIDIAFAQRRKTSRNAFVEWAGSGNESASRLLAASIDPARRGETLTIDEFIRLYQRSSDSGGATPEGDDLSQEHASAS from the coding sequence ATGGCCGGTGTGCAGCGGCAGAGCGGGTGCGCGCTGACCATCCGGTTACTCGGACGGACCGAAATCCGACGGCTGGCCAAAGAACTCGAGTTCCGGCCGCGTAAATCGTTGGGGCAGAACTTCGTCCACGACGCCAACACCGTCCGCCGGATAGTCTCGGCGTCTGGCATCAACCGGCACGACCACGTGCTGGAGGTCGGCCCCGGCCTGGGGTCGCTCACCTTGGCCCTGCTGGACCGCGGCGCCACCGTCAGCGCCGTCGAGATCGATCCCGTGCTGGCCGACCGGCTGCCGCAGACCGTTGCCGAACACGCGCACAGTGAAATTCAGCGACTGACCGTGCTGAACCGCGATGTGTTGACACTGCGACCCGACGACCTGGCCGCCGAACCGACCGCGGTGGTGGCGAACCTGCCCTACAACGTCGCCGTTCCCGCGCTGCTGCACCTGCTCGCCGAATTCCCGTCGCTGCGCACGGTGACCGTAATGGTGCAAGCCGAGGTCGCCGAGCGACTGGCTGCCGAGCCGGGCGGCAAGGAATACGGCGTACCCAGCGTCAAGGTGCGCTACTACGGCCAGGTCCGCCGGCACGGCATGGTGTCGCCGACCGTCTTCTGGCCCATCCCGCGCGTCTACTCCGGGCTGGTGCGCATCGACCGCTATGCGACCTCGCCATGGCCGACCGACCCGACGTTCCGCAAGAACGTCTTCAAACTCATCGACATCGCATTTGCTCAGCGGCGCAAGACATCTCGCAACGCATTCGTCGAGTGGGCCGGCTCGGGCAACGAGTCGGCGAGCCGGCTGCTTGCCGCGAGCATCGACCCGGCGCGCCGCGGCGAGACGCTGACCATCGACGAATTCATCCGGCTATATCAGCGCTCGAGCGACAGCGGCGGCGCCACCCCCGAGGGCGACGATCTGTCGCAGGAGCACGCCTCGGCGAGCTAG